In a genomic window of Pleurocapsa sp. PCC 7319:
- a CDS encoding CHASE2 domain-containing protein, whose product MSVYIVSLKITEGSLATGFSVTLQISQEGLPAELEICSQLPAAPHILQQYKLWQTAYLGLRLSTRLESNKAFISNYSRSENCDRAATKLLSSINNWLDADSFRHLKERFLSRLSPVDEIRILIQTENILLQCLPWHLVNWFEPYTKAEIALSKPSYEKEKRSVINLKTHVRILAIIGNSQGINTDLDRCLLEQLPNSSVTLLTETSRKEITEKLWDTQGWDILFFAGHSNSDCHKKTGCIQINQQDNLTTNELRYALTKAVASGLKIAIFNSCDGLGLAHELADLKIPQIIVMREPVEDKVAQEFLKYFLTAYAKGESFYLAVREARARLQGLEDHYPCATWLPVIVQNPAEIPPAWQQLYRQKRESVTNHVFRRRLKIPLVLASSAIATVAVIGLRSLGMLQGWELKAFDYLSQKLPSESGDQRMLIIGADEQDISSNNYKYPLPDDILAELVDKIQQHQPAIIGIDIFRDYPVPSNNKHQNSKSQSYWQYPNVISICLGDSLNNSVAPPPDSPPEQVGFDNIYDDLKITNGQDDHVRRYLLSRSDNPLTQTSYCESNYSFVLQLVSRFFQSRNIPVTTKGNNWQFGSQLVTRLVNGSGGYQKFDDRGNQLLISYRRTPQIAQQVSVRDILEEQDTFDPSWIKNRIVLIGVTAKSVPDLHDTPIGEIRGLYLHAHVVSQLVSAVEDNRPLIWWLPFWGDYLWIWFWSLGSGLIIVLKQNYLYRSLAITGCVIVLSGVCWLVLSQGGWLALIPGTMAIALTTTIIIWRH is encoded by the coding sequence ATGTCTGTCTATATAGTTTCTTTGAAAATTACAGAAGGAAGTTTGGCCACAGGGTTTTCTGTTACCTTACAAATAAGCCAAGAAGGTTTACCTGCTGAACTAGAAATTTGTTCTCAACTGCCAGCAGCTCCTCATATTCTTCAACAATATAAATTATGGCAAACAGCTTATTTAGGGTTAAGATTATCAACTCGATTAGAATCAAATAAAGCATTTATTTCAAACTATTCTCGTTCAGAAAATTGCGATCGCGCTGCCACAAAATTGTTAAGCAGCATCAATAATTGGCTAGATGCAGATTCTTTTCGCCACCTCAAAGAAAGATTTTTATCGAGATTAAGTCCTGTTGATGAAATTAGAATTCTCATTCAAACAGAAAATATACTACTACAGTGTTTACCTTGGCATTTAGTTAATTGGTTTGAGCCTTATACTAAAGCAGAAATAGCTCTTAGTAAGCCGTCTTATGAAAAGGAAAAGCGAAGTGTAATTAATTTAAAAACTCATGTCAGAATCTTAGCCATTATTGGTAATAGCCAGGGAATTAATACAGATCTCGATCGCTGTTTACTGGAACAGTTGCCTAATAGCTCCGTTACCTTATTAACTGAAACAAGCAGAAAAGAGATAACCGAAAAGTTATGGGATACTCAAGGATGGGATATTCTTTTTTTTGCGGGACATAGTAATAGTGATTGCCATAAAAAGACAGGCTGCATTCAAATTAATCAACAGGATAATTTAACCACCAATGAGTTAAGGTATGCCTTGACCAAAGCTGTAGCCAGCGGTTTAAAAATCGCGATTTTTAATTCCTGTGATGGTCTGGGATTAGCTCACGAGCTAGCAGATTTAAAGATTCCTCAAATTATTGTCATGCGAGAACCAGTGGAGGATAAAGTAGCTCAGGAATTTTTAAAATATTTCTTAACTGCTTATGCCAAGGGAGAAAGTTTTTACCTGGCAGTACGGGAAGCTAGAGCCAGATTACAAGGATTAGAAGACCATTATCCCTGTGCCACCTGGTTGCCGGTAATTGTGCAAAATCCAGCAGAAATACCTCCAGCATGGCAACAACTTTATCGGCAAAAACGAGAGTCTGTTACTAACCATGTTTTCCGGCGACGACTAAAAATTCCTCTGGTTTTAGCTAGTAGTGCGATCGCTACTGTGGCAGTAATTGGCTTAAGATCTTTAGGAATGCTCCAGGGTTGGGAATTAAAAGCCTTTGATTATCTCAGTCAAAAACTGCCCTCAGAATCAGGGGATCAACGGATGCTAATTATCGGTGCAGATGAGCAGGATATTAGCAGCAACAATTATAAATATCCTCTTCCAGATGATATTTTAGCTGAGTTAGTTGATAAGATACAGCAGCATCAACCAGCAATTATTGGGATTGATATATTTCGCGACTATCCAGTTCCATCTAATAATAAGCACCAAAATTCAAAATCCCAAAGCTATTGGCAATACCCTAATGTAATTAGTATTTGTCTGGGTGATAGTTTAAATAATAGTGTTGCTCCACCACCAGATAGTCCTCCTGAACAGGTAGGTTTTGATAACATTTACGACGACTTGAAAATAACCAATGGTCAAGACGATCATGTCCGTCGCTATTTACTCTCTCGCAGCGATAACCCACTCACTCAAACCTCATATTGTGAGAGTAATTATTCTTTTGTGTTGCAATTAGTTTCTCGTTTTTTTCAAAGTCGCAATATACCCGTAACTACCAAGGGAAATAATTGGCAATTTGGCTCACAATTAGTTACCAGATTAGTTAATGGTAGTGGCGGATATCAAAAATTTGATGATCGTGGCAATCAATTACTTATTTCTTATCGTCGTACTCCCCAAATCGCTCAGCAAGTATCTGTTAGAGACATTTTAGAAGAACAGGATACTTTCGATCCTAGCTGGATCAAAAATCGTATTGTTTTGATTGGTGTAACCGCTAAATCAGTTCCCGATCTTCACGATACTCCGATCGGAGAAATCAGAGGCTTATATCTTCATGCCCATGTTGTTAGTCAACTTGTCAGTGCCGTAGAAGACAATCGTCCGCTGATTTGGTGGCTACCTTTTTGGGGAGACTACCTCTGGATTTGGTTTTGGTCTCTTGGTAGCGGATTAATTATAGTTCTTAAGCAAAATTATCTGTATCGCAGCTTGGCTATTACTGGTTGTGTGATTGTTTTGTCTGGTGTCTGTTGGTTAGTTTTAAGCCAAGGCGGTTGGTTAGCTTTGATTCCAGGAACAATGGCGATCGCTTTGACTACTACTATCATTATTTGGCGGCATTGA
- a CDS encoding DUF1822 family protein, with protein MILDFQNIENIAIALPITSDSRKIANNFASQQFNQQKAEQIFLNTLAVLTVKNYLDLLGIPTNLAGSDSWDPVMRICDNVADLDIFELGKLECRPVRSADSSCHIPMEVWDLRLGYVIVKIDDSFKNAKLLGFVPQVTTEELTITDLRPIEALIDHLHDVKELTFTPPLVNLDLWLHNIFTAGWKTVESLLNPEQLTLNWGFRNTELTPENSLESENIENIVQRAKLIDLGIQLRDRQVVLLVEINPELKDKIAVTLQVHPRPNDAYLPEALILKVIESSGEVFMQAQSRSQDNFIQLQFSGQKEERFTVKIILDNAELTEQFQL; from the coding sequence ATGATTCTTGATTTTCAAAATATAGAAAATATTGCTATTGCATTACCTATAACCTCAGACAGTAGAAAAATAGCCAATAATTTTGCTAGCCAACAATTTAATCAGCAAAAAGCAGAACAAATATTTTTAAATACCCTTGCAGTTTTAACAGTCAAAAATTATTTGGATCTACTGGGTATACCTACAAATTTAGCTGGTAGTGATAGCTGGGATCCAGTTATGCGAATCTGTGACAATGTCGCAGATTTAGACATTTTCGAGCTGGGGAAACTAGAATGCCGACCCGTTAGAAGTGCCGATTCTAGTTGTCATATTCCGATGGAAGTTTGGGATTTACGTCTTGGATATGTCATTGTCAAAATTGACGATTCCTTTAAAAATGCTAAACTCCTCGGATTTGTACCCCAAGTAACTACCGAAGAGTTGACTATTACTGACTTAAGACCTATAGAAGCATTAATAGATCATTTACACGATGTAAAAGAATTAACTTTTACTCCCCCATTAGTTAATCTTGACCTCTGGTTGCATAATATTTTCACTGCTGGTTGGAAAACAGTAGAGAGTCTCTTAAATCCAGAGCAATTAACTCTAAACTGGGGATTTAGAAATACTGAATTGACTCCCGAGAATTCTTTAGAATCAGAAAATATAGAAAATATTGTCCAGAGAGCCAAATTAATCGACCTGGGAATTCAATTAAGAGATCGCCAGGTAGTACTGCTAGTAGAAATTAACCCTGAACTAAAGGACAAAATTGCCGTTACCCTACAAGTACATCCTCGACCCAATGATGCTTACTTACCTGAAGCTCTTATCTTGAAAGTCATAGAATCATCGGGGGAAGTTTTTATGCAAGCTCAATCCAGAAGCCAAGATAACTTTATTCAACTGCAATTTAGTGGACAAAAGGAAGAGCGGTTTACAGTCAAAATAATTTTAGATAATGCTGAGCTTACGGAACAATTTCAGCTTTAA
- a CDS encoding CHAT domain-containing protein, giving the protein MYKLNRLLLFISAIALIFLIQQPQIVVATSNQTIQSIQSIEQEAQELYQQNQYSEAIALLKTAIKQYQQQGDRIGRAIATRNLALIYQKLGEWEQAKATLTQAEQLIQAINHEPERSQLLAQVGEVKGQVELSLGRSQAALETWQQATSLYEEQGNISGLIQGKIYQAYALQALGLYSQSIKTLTATKKQLQNKPDTLIKAQALLNLGDVLNRVGKYQAAQTTLNSGLAIAKKLEDNSTIADIFLSLGNNARFQERLPVALDYYQQAIDIAPQPSIQLRAKLDLLGVLISLQDKKATSNLVTEIEQLLTQLPEQQTTIQGQISLARHLLNLDTEPRQIAELLVSGIKQAQKLDIKRTEAEALGVLGHLYERNQQWSAARAITQKALVTAQSINARELTYQWQWQLGRILKAQGNRAKAIAAYTQATDNLQILRSDLVAISSDVQYSFRDQIEPVYRELAVLLLDPQASQAELNQTRQIIESLQVAELDNFFRDACLDTKPQQIDQLDPTAAVIYTIVLGNRLEVVAAIPNQPLRHYATKLPPAEIELVITSANSQLLEPRRLNLKLFQQAYDWLIRPLEAELKTNNIQTLVFVPDGILRNLPPAALHDGQQYLIEKYSVAIAPSLQLTELQAIDVEQQNILLAGLSESRQGFPSLPGVKQEIERIQPLFTSSVLLNDSFTELNFNRFASQTPFRVVHLATHGQFSSNADDTFILTWDNRINIDELSRLLRGDSKQLRPIDLLVLSACETASGDRLAALGLAGIAVRAGARSTVASLWPVSDLATATLMTHFYEALAQGNITKAEALRQAQISTLKNDSFAHPFFWSAFILVGNWL; this is encoded by the coding sequence ATGTATAAATTAAACAGATTATTATTATTTATCAGTGCGATCGCCTTAATTTTCTTAATTCAACAGCCACAGATTGTAGTGGCTACCAGCAATCAAACGATTCAATCAATTCAATCAATCGAGCAAGAAGCGCAAGAGCTATATCAACAAAATCAATATTCAGAGGCGATCGCCTTATTAAAAACTGCGATTAAACAATATCAACAGCAGGGCGATCGGATCGGCAGAGCGATCGCCACTCGTAATTTAGCTTTAATTTATCAGAAGTTAGGAGAATGGGAACAGGCAAAAGCAACCCTCACTCAAGCTGAACAGTTGATTCAAGCGATTAATCATGAACCAGAAAGGAGTCAGTTATTAGCCCAAGTTGGGGAAGTTAAAGGACAAGTAGAATTATCTTTAGGGCGATCGCAAGCAGCTTTAGAGACTTGGCAGCAGGCTACTTCTTTGTATGAAGAGCAAGGGAATATTTCAGGATTAATTCAGGGGAAAATTTACCAAGCATACGCGCTACAGGCATTGGGTCTGTACTCTCAGAGTATTAAAACTCTCACTGCAACTAAAAAACAACTTCAAAATAAACCTGATACTTTAATCAAAGCTCAGGCTTTACTCAATCTTGGTGACGTTTTGAATCGAGTTGGGAAATATCAGGCTGCTCAGACAACATTAAATTCAGGACTAGCGATCGCCAAAAAACTAGAGGATAATTCGACTATAGCTGATATTTTCTTGAGTTTAGGGAATAACGCCAGATTTCAAGAGCGACTGCCAGTAGCCCTTGACTATTATCAACAGGCGATTGATATAGCACCGCAGCCAAGCATTCAATTAAGAGCCAAACTGGATCTGCTCGGTGTTTTAATTAGCTTACAAGACAAGAAAGCTACCTCCAACTTAGTCACAGAAATTGAGCAACTTCTAACTCAACTCCCTGAGCAGCAAACTACCATTCAGGGTCAAATTAGTTTAGCGCGACATCTGCTTAATTTGGATACTGAACCAAGACAAATAGCAGAATTATTAGTTAGTGGAATTAAGCAAGCTCAAAAATTAGATATTAAAAGGACTGAAGCCGAAGCCCTGGGAGTTTTGGGTCATCTTTATGAACGTAATCAACAATGGTCAGCAGCCAGAGCCATTACCCAAAAAGCTTTAGTGACTGCACAAAGTATCAATGCCAGAGAATTAACTTATCAATGGCAATGGCAACTGGGTCGCATCCTGAAGGCTCAGGGCAATAGAGCCAAGGCGATCGCCGCTTATACTCAGGCAACGGACAATCTACAGATTTTAAGAAGCGATTTGGTAGCTATTAGTTCGGATGTACAATACTCTTTTCGCGATCAAATCGAGCCTGTTTATCGGGAATTAGCAGTTCTCTTGTTAGATCCTCAAGCAAGCCAAGCTGAATTAAATCAAACGAGACAAATAATTGAATCGCTACAAGTGGCTGAACTAGATAATTTCTTTCGCGATGCCTGTTTAGATACCAAACCCCAACAAATCGATCAACTAGATCCTACAGCAGCAGTTATCTACACTATTGTGCTTGGTAATCGGCTAGAAGTGGTTGCAGCTATTCCTAATCAACCATTACGCCATTATGCTACTAAACTACCTCCAGCAGAAATCGAGCTGGTGATTACCTCTGCTAATAGTCAACTGCTTGAGCCTCGCCGTCTAAATTTAAAGCTCTTCCAGCAGGCTTATGATTGGTTAATTCGCCCTTTAGAGGCAGAGCTAAAAACTAACAATATCCAAACTTTAGTTTTTGTTCCCGATGGTATTTTGCGTAACCTTCCCCCTGCTGCCCTACATGATGGTCAACAATATTTAATTGAGAAATACAGTGTGGCGATCGCTCCTAGTTTACAACTAACCGAATTACAAGCCATTGACGTAGAGCAACAAAACATATTATTAGCAGGACTTTCTGAATCTCGTCAGGGTTTTCCTAGCTTGCCAGGAGTTAAACAAGAAATTGAGCGAATTCAACCTCTATTTACTTCCTCGGTGTTGCTCAATGATAGTTTTACGGAACTCAACTTTAATCGCTTTGCCAGTCAGACTCCTTTTCGGGTAGTTCACCTGGCAACTCATGGTCAATTTAGCTCCAATGCTGATGATACCTTTATTTTGACTTGGGATAATCGAATCAATATTGATGAGTTAAGTCGTCTCCTTCGTGGAGATAGTAAGCAACTACGTCCCATTGATTTACTGGTGCTTAGTGCTTGTGAAACAGCTTCAGGCGATCGCTTAGCTGCCTTGGGATTAGCAGGAATTGCAGTTCGTGCAGGAGCCAGGAGTACAGTGGCATCTTTATGGCCAGTTAGCGATCTAGCTACTGCCACCCTAATGACACATTTTTATGAGGCATTAGCTCAAGGCAACATAACTAAAGCTGAAGCACTCCGTCAAGCCCAAATCTCGACCCTAAAGAACGATTCGTTTGCCCACCCTTTTTTTTGGTCGGCATTTATCTTAGTGGGAAATTGGCTATAA
- a CDS encoding DUF928 domain-containing protein: MFLKTIYSQRQRQNNQWIIGYLKAWQLIFILLVITFCAAPQSAQGKEKKNTSNRLPPAPKTGSPEGDFSAGGTRGNKPWNFVCGDKTQNISYLLGDRNREFTAAAYPSFWFHIPNNIDRTTEIKFVVSELKTGKKVYERVIQGTNKSGILGITLPQEKQYALSSEANYSWSLSVDCAGPYRGSETILAGWITRLSSDSKLEKQLAAASKPERSEVYLENNFLYDALTELAQGRMAQPNNTQIERAWNQLLIKLGWQDLAHQKSSIEPCILDLQISSNQK, from the coding sequence ATGTTTTTAAAAACTATTTACTCCCAAAGGCAAAGGCAAAATAATCAGTGGATAATTGGGTATTTAAAAGCTTGGCAATTAATCTTTATTTTGCTTGTAATTACTTTTTGTGCTGCTCCTCAATCTGCACAAGGTAAAGAAAAAAAGAATACCAGTAATAGATTACCTCCAGCGCCAAAAACAGGTTCTCCTGAAGGAGATTTTTCTGCTGGGGGAACTAGAGGAAATAAGCCCTGGAATTTTGTTTGTGGAGACAAGACTCAAAATATATCTTATTTACTAGGAGACAGAAATAGAGAGTTTACGGCCGCTGCTTATCCTAGTTTCTGGTTTCACATTCCTAATAATATTGATCGTACAACCGAGATCAAGTTCGTAGTTTCAGAGCTAAAAACCGGAAAAAAAGTATACGAGCGAGTAATTCAGGGAACAAATAAATCAGGAATTTTAGGTATTACCTTACCTCAAGAAAAACAATACGCTTTATCTTCAGAAGCAAACTACAGTTGGAGTCTCTCAGTGGATTGTGCTGGACCATATCGGGGGTCAGAAACTATTTTGGCAGGATGGATAACTCGTTTGTCATCGGACTCTAAATTAGAAAAACAATTAGCTGCAGCTTCTAAGCCAGAAAGGTCTGAGGTTTACCTAGAAAACAACTTTTTATACGATGCCCTAACCGAATTAGCCCAGGGTCGCATGGCTCAACCAAATAACACTCAAATAGAAAGGGCTTGGAATCAGTTACTGATTAAACTAGGTTGGCAAGACTTAGCTCATCAAAAGTCCTCTATTGAACCATGTATCTTAGATCTACAAATTAGTAGCAATCAAAAGTAA